The following proteins are encoded in a genomic region of Streptomyces collinus Tu 365:
- a CDS encoding SCO2400 family protein produces the protein MDYCSSCRRHLNGALVCPGCGAYAPDIAPPATVSMPASRPASADGGPAAAPGGAAGRADAFGGPWFDGGLPEEAVPAGPEESAGPLPDADVDGPPPASRGRAARRRQLARWKKNKRRAAVATTIALVGGGLTLASLDRQSPARAQAASAPDDRGMGSVGGQAAADVEPEPAAPGTHASPGTGHPAHAGAAASVRHRGSLAAPRTAPSDTHPDSAAAPLPARAPAARQQAAAPVSGGTSGHDATTSTTTGTATTSGSGAGTGGTAQQPQAPAATPSSGGAADSSGPRTSPSPAATSPSQLCLLVVCLG, from the coding sequence ATGGACTACTGCTCCTCGTGCCGTCGGCATCTGAACGGCGCCCTGGTGTGCCCCGGGTGCGGCGCCTACGCGCCGGACATCGCGCCGCCCGCGACCGTCTCCATGCCCGCGTCCCGGCCGGCGTCGGCGGACGGGGGGCCGGCCGCGGCGCCCGGTGGAGCGGCGGGTCGGGCGGACGCCTTCGGCGGCCCGTGGTTCGACGGCGGCCTCCCCGAGGAGGCGGTGCCGGCCGGGCCGGAGGAGTCCGCGGGTCCGCTGCCCGACGCCGACGTGGACGGGCCGCCGCCCGCGTCGCGGGGGCGGGCGGCCCGGCGCCGTCAACTGGCCCGCTGGAAGAAGAACAAGCGGCGGGCCGCGGTCGCGACCACCATCGCGCTCGTCGGCGGCGGGCTCACCCTGGCCTCGCTCGACCGGCAGTCCCCCGCCCGGGCCCAGGCGGCCTCGGCGCCGGACGACCGCGGCATGGGCTCGGTCGGCGGGCAGGCCGCCGCCGACGTGGAGCCGGAGCCCGCGGCGCCGGGCACGCACGCGTCGCCGGGCACCGGGCACCCCGCGCACGCCGGGGCGGCCGCGTCCGTCCGGCACCGGGGAAGCCTCGCCGCCCCCCGGACGGCTCCGTCGGACACCCACCCGGACTCCGCCGCCGCACCGCTGCCCGCACGCGCCCCGGCCGCGCGGCAGCAGGCCGCCGCCCCCGTCTCCGGCGGCACGTCCGGCCACGACGCCACCACGAGCACCACGACCGGCACCGCCACCACCAGCGGCTCCGGTGCCGGCACCGGCGGCACGGCCCAGCAGCCGCAAGCCCCCGCCGCCACGCCCTCCAGCGGCGGCGCGGCGGACTCCTCTGGGCCCCGGACCAGCCCCTCCCCCGCGGCGACCTCGCCGTCCCAGCTCTGCCTGCTCGTGGTGTGCCTGGGCTGA
- a CDS encoding carboxymuconolactone decarboxylase family protein → MDARLNLFANPVAGKFLRYVNSAGKAVGDSALPAATQELVKIRASQINGCGFCTDMHTKDAAHAGETSVRLNLVAAWREATVFTDAERAALELTEQGTRIADAAGGVTDEAWADAAKHYDEDQLAALVSLIALINAYNRLNVIVQQPAGDYQPGQFG, encoded by the coding sequence ATGGACGCTCGTTTGAACCTCTTCGCCAACCCGGTCGCCGGCAAGTTCCTGCGGTACGTCAACTCGGCCGGCAAGGCGGTCGGGGACTCGGCGCTGCCGGCCGCGACCCAGGAACTGGTGAAGATCCGCGCCAGCCAGATCAACGGCTGCGGCTTCTGCACCGACATGCACACCAAGGACGCCGCGCACGCCGGGGAGACCTCGGTCCGCCTCAACCTGGTCGCCGCCTGGCGCGAGGCCACGGTCTTCACCGACGCCGAGCGCGCCGCCCTCGAACTGACCGAGCAGGGCACCCGGATCGCCGACGCGGCCGGTGGCGTGACGGACGAGGCGTGGGCCGACGCCGCCAAGCACTACGACGAGGACCAGCTCGCCGCCCTGGTCTCGCTCATCGCGCTGATCAACGCCTACAACCGGCTGAACGTCATCGTCCAGCAGCCGGCCGGCGACTACCAGCCCGGCCAGTTCGGCTGA